From a single Gracilimonas sp. genomic region:
- the lysC gene encoding lysine-sensitive aspartokinase 3, whose amino-acid sequence MIVSKFGGTSVGTFEAMQRSARIVAADPDRQLIVISATSGTTNDLVALSANQLDSTQREELLGNIEKRHLEIIEHCKEQEKLRDAFYTEFSKLREHLDFVGRDKRWKDALYAFGELMSTRVFVEVLRQNGVDAEWLDARNVMKTDSTFGNAEPILASIKKKAAKHIQKGKTYLTQGFIGSDVFGNTTTLGRGGSDFSASLFAETVGADTLEIWTDVAGVFTTDPRIVPGAFPINEITFDEAAELSVFGGKVLHPATLKPAIRGGVNVRVASSSDPENPGTYIVKDADKKPPIRAISLRRDQTLLTLNSLEMLHQHGFLAHLFKVLAEHKISVDLVSTSEVSVALTLDTAVNAANKVELDDNILEELGRFAEVIVEKGLALIALIGNDLQKTSGIGGPLFTALEDYNVRLICHGASPNNLCFLVDQKQAEDIVRMLHNKFITE is encoded by the coding sequence ATGATTGTATCCAAATTCGGAGGCACCAGCGTGGGCACGTTTGAAGCCATGCAGCGCAGTGCCCGTATTGTGGCGGCCGATCCTGACCGTCAGCTTATTGTAATCAGTGCTACTTCAGGTACTACCAACGATCTGGTAGCTCTTTCAGCTAATCAGCTGGATTCTACCCAACGGGAAGAACTGCTTGGCAACATCGAAAAGCGCCATCTTGAAATTATTGAACATTGTAAAGAGCAAGAAAAGCTTCGTGATGCCTTTTATACTGAGTTTTCAAAACTACGGGAACATCTTGATTTTGTAGGCCGTGATAAGCGCTGGAAAGATGCGTTGTATGCCTTTGGAGAGCTGATGTCTACCAGGGTATTTGTAGAAGTCCTGAGGCAAAACGGTGTGGATGCCGAGTGGCTGGATGCCCGGAATGTGATGAAAACGGATTCCACGTTTGGAAATGCAGAACCCATTTTAGCATCCATAAAGAAGAAAGCTGCAAAGCATATTCAGAAAGGGAAGACCTATCTGACTCAGGGTTTTATCGGTTCGGATGTATTTGGAAATACAACGACGCTGGGCCGGGGTGGTAGTGATTTTTCTGCATCATTATTTGCTGAAACAGTCGGAGCAGATACCCTGGAAATCTGGACAGATGTAGCTGGGGTGTTTACAACCGATCCAAGAATTGTACCGGGAGCCTTTCCGATTAACGAAATTACTTTTGATGAAGCAGCCGAGCTTTCAGTTTTTGGCGGCAAGGTGCTCCATCCGGCAACGCTTAAGCCAGCGATCAGGGGTGGTGTGAATGTTCGGGTAGCTTCGAGTTCTGATCCTGAAAACCCGGGAACGTATATCGTAAAAGATGCGGATAAAAAGCCCCCAATTCGGGCAATTTCCCTGAGAAGAGATCAAACATTGCTGACCTTGAATAGTCTTGAAATGCTTCACCAGCATGGTTTTCTGGCGCATTTGTTTAAAGTATTGGCTGAGCATAAAATTTCTGTTGACCTGGTAAGTACCAGTGAGGTTAGTGTAGCACTCACTCTGGATACAGCCGTAAATGCAGCTAATAAAGTAGAGTTGGATGATAATATTTTGGAAGAGCTCGGGCGGTTTGCTGAAGTAATCGTTGAAAAAGGTCTCGCTTTAATTGCGCTTATTGGTAATGACCTTCAGAAAACGTCAGGTATTGGAGGCCCTTTATTTACAGCACTTGAGGATTACAATGTTCGCTTGATTTGTCATGGCGCAAGCCCGAATAACTTGTGTTTTCTGGTTGATCAAAAACAAGCTGAAGACATTGTTCGCATGTTGCACAATAAATTTATCACTGAATAA
- a CDS encoding PA0069 family radical SAM protein, whose amino-acid sequence MAGKQNPLRGRGASDNPVNRFEGNYIDYDLDEETGEKPSQKTQLIRDDTKTVITYNKSEDIGFNASINPYRGCEHGCIYCYARPYHEYLGYSSGLDFESKIVVKYNAPELLKKELSSPKWKPQVIAMSGVTDVYQPLERKLELTRGCLEVLAEFRNPVGLITKNHLITRDIDLLCELNDYNCVSVTISVTTLDKDLTGVMEPRTSRPNRRLDAIRQLADAGIPVGVNVAPIIPGLTDHECARILEKASAAGASFAGYTIVRLPYKVKDMFKEWLEQHYPERKKKVLRKILDIRDGKLNSYEWNERMKGKGNFSKQISDLFKVQAKRLGLNEKKRYLTTDHFVKSTGTQLRLF is encoded by the coding sequence ATGGCAGGCAAGCAAAATCCACTAAGAGGGAGAGGCGCATCAGATAATCCCGTTAACCGTTTTGAAGGAAATTATATTGATTACGATTTGGATGAAGAGACAGGGGAGAAACCATCCCAAAAAACCCAATTAATCAGGGACGATACCAAAACAGTAATAACCTACAACAAGAGCGAAGATATTGGTTTTAACGCAAGTATAAATCCCTATCGGGGATGCGAGCATGGCTGTATTTATTGTTATGCCCGGCCATATCATGAATATTTGGGGTATTCTTCAGGTTTGGATTTTGAATCCAAGATTGTCGTCAAATACAATGCGCCTGAACTGCTTAAGAAGGAGCTGAGTTCTCCAAAATGGAAACCACAGGTAATTGCTATGAGTGGTGTTACGGATGTATATCAACCGCTTGAGAGAAAGCTGGAGTTAACGAGAGGTTGCCTGGAAGTGTTGGCTGAATTCAGAAATCCAGTTGGGTTGATAACAAAGAATCACCTGATAACGCGGGATATTGATCTCCTCTGTGAGTTGAATGATTATAACTGTGTTAGCGTAACAATATCGGTTACAACCCTGGATAAAGACCTGACCGGAGTGATGGAACCTCGGACATCCCGTCCTAATCGCCGGTTAGATGCTATCCGCCAGCTGGCTGATGCCGGCATACCTGTTGGAGTAAATGTAGCACCCATCATCCCCGGATTAACGGATCATGAATGTGCCAGGATCTTAGAAAAAGCTTCAGCGGCCGGGGCATCATTTGCAGGATATACCATTGTGAGGTTGCCCTATAAAGTTAAAGATATGTTCAAAGAATGGTTGGAGCAGCATTATCCGGAAAGAAAAAAGAAAGTACTGCGCAAAATTTTAGATATCCGTGACGGGAAGTTAAACAGCTATGAGTGGAATGAGCGCATGAAGGGAAAAGGAAATTTCTCAAAACAGATTTCAGATCTTTTTAAAGTTCAGGCTAAACGTTTGGGGCTCAATGAGAAGAAACGATATCTGACTACAGACCATTTTGTGAAAAGCACAGGTACACAGCTTAGATTATTCTAA
- a CDS encoding ATP-binding protein: protein MNHLQFTYSLLLFLVFILGIPGYSQNTEADSLRNIINAYNTDSSIEDTTLVNTLIELSTFYRFSDMDSTLKYANLAASEAINADFTKGKLNARYLQAIVYYNRGDYERTAEIARQSLGEAGSEQFKQERALLNQLIGISYSARGSYQPGLSYFFEAYDLFKELGNDLGTFQNLNNIGVSYLKLEDYEEALAIFSELDSLRSLEPSTISIPVNLGFIYYELDQLEKAEQQLMRVINFDGSDFDQRAIGLSTFKLGEIHLRWRNYSKALDYFNRSIDKYEELGNELEKVQSLNGIARSYLQQGALNQALRFGNNAFKIANELGGLPEKNMSAGTLYEIHKAHGNFENALSYHEIYKNLSDSLSNDEINREVGRLEAEYEFREKELQMREAQQQQNLENASRVANRNILILISLSLLFIAVIVAYAQYRNSALRKKANDLLREKNDHIEQQAVRLEEMNDIKMHLFSIIAHDLRGPLSSLYGFITLNQMNELSKEKIQELIPELSDKFRYTSNLLNNLLNWAKSQLEGYRVIPEEFNLRQLLVENQKLLDYQAKEKNITVKNNTDDETVYADKNMISLVLLNLLSNAIKFTPENGSIALWTETKEHHIQFSIRDTGVGIPEDKLTLLFEESSFYTTDGTNNEKGTGLGLMLCKDFIKKNHGKFWAVSEVGKGSTFNFTVPKTKTAFKK from the coding sequence TTGAATCATCTGCAGTTCACATATAGCTTGTTACTTTTTCTGGTTTTCATCCTTGGCATCCCGGGGTATTCACAAAATACTGAAGCTGACAGCCTCAGGAATATTATAAATGCATACAATACTGATTCCTCTATAGAAGACACCACACTGGTCAATACACTTATAGAGTTGAGTACATTCTATCGCTTTTCTGATATGGATAGTACCCTAAAGTATGCTAACCTAGCTGCTTCGGAAGCCATTAATGCTGATTTCACCAAAGGAAAATTAAATGCCCGTTATTTACAGGCTATTGTTTATTACAACCGCGGGGATTATGAAAGAACGGCTGAAATAGCTCGTCAATCTTTAGGCGAAGCCGGAAGTGAACAGTTCAAGCAGGAACGAGCACTGCTTAATCAGTTAATAGGAATTTCATATTCTGCCCGGGGAAGCTACCAACCCGGACTTAGTTATTTCTTCGAAGCTTATGATCTTTTTAAAGAACTTGGAAATGATTTAGGCACCTTTCAAAACCTCAATAATATTGGGGTAAGTTACCTGAAGCTGGAAGATTATGAAGAGGCTCTTGCTATTTTTTCAGAGCTCGATTCCCTTCGCTCACTTGAACCATCTACCATTTCCATTCCCGTGAACCTGGGATTTATCTATTATGAACTTGATCAGTTAGAAAAAGCAGAGCAACAATTGATGCGGGTTATAAATTTTGATGGATCTGATTTTGATCAGCGTGCAATTGGCCTCTCCACTTTTAAACTTGGTGAAATTCACCTCCGCTGGAGAAATTATTCCAAAGCTCTCGATTACTTCAATCGGTCTATAGACAAGTATGAAGAGCTTGGCAACGAACTGGAAAAAGTACAGTCTTTAAACGGGATTGCTCGCAGCTATTTACAACAAGGAGCCTTAAATCAGGCATTACGTTTCGGAAATAATGCCTTTAAAATAGCCAATGAGCTAGGCGGACTTCCTGAGAAAAACATGTCAGCCGGAACCCTTTATGAAATTCACAAAGCTCATGGGAATTTTGAGAATGCACTTAGCTATCATGAGATTTACAAAAATCTTTCTGACAGCTTAAGTAATGATGAAATAAATCGTGAGGTTGGAAGGCTGGAAGCGGAATACGAATTCCGTGAAAAAGAACTGCAAATGCGGGAAGCTCAGCAGCAACAAAATCTTGAAAACGCAAGTCGGGTTGCAAACAGAAATATTCTGATTCTAATTAGTCTATCCCTGTTATTTATTGCTGTGATTGTTGCTTATGCACAATACCGAAACTCTGCTCTTCGCAAGAAAGCAAACGATCTTCTTCGCGAAAAAAATGACCATATAGAACAGCAGGCCGTTCGTCTTGAGGAGATGAACGATATAAAAATGCATCTTTTCTCTATTATTGCACACGACCTGAGAGGTCCGCTGAGTTCGTTATATGGGTTTATCACTTTGAACCAAATGAATGAGCTTTCAAAAGAAAAGATACAGGAACTAATTCCTGAGCTGTCTGATAAATTCCGCTATACCTCCAATCTGCTGAATAATTTATTGAACTGGGCTAAAAGTCAGCTGGAAGGTTACAGAGTAATTCCTGAAGAGTTTAATTTGAGACAGTTGCTGGTGGAAAATCAGAAGCTTCTGGATTATCAGGCAAAAGAGAAGAACATCACGGTTAAAAATAACACTGATGATGAGACTGTATATGCGGATAAGAATATGATCAGCCTGGTACTGCTGAATCTTCTTTCAAACGCCATAAAATTTACTCCGGAAAATGGAAGCATCGCTCTTTGGACTGAGACGAAAGAACACCATATCCAATTTAGCATAAGAGATACGGGTGTCGGAATTCCTGAAGATAAGCTTACACTCTTATTTGAAGAATCCAGTTTTTACACAACTGATGGAACCAATAATGAAAAAGGTACCGGCCTTGGCTTGATGCTTTGCAAAGATTTTATCAAGAAAAACCATGGAAAGTTTTGGGCAGTCAGTGAAGTTGGAAAAGGAAGTACATTTAATTTTACGGTTCCAAAAACTAAAACTGCCTTCAAGAAATAA
- a CDS encoding ankyrin repeat domain-containing protein, which yields MNDEISFLDAAESGDFETINSLLQDGIDVNTKDSHERTALLKAAKHGHKKIVELLIKKGAAIDHRDNRGTSALYWASTNGHYDIVQLLIENSGDVDVHDDRGWSAKDQAITHHHDGVVELLNAAGAH from the coding sequence ATGAATGACGAAATATCATTTCTGGATGCCGCAGAAAGCGGCGATTTTGAAACCATCAATAGTCTGCTTCAAGATGGTATAGATGTAAACACGAAAGATAGCCATGAAAGAACAGCTCTATTGAAGGCTGCCAAACATGGGCATAAAAAAATAGTTGAGCTTTTGATTAAAAAGGGTGCAGCTATAGATCACCGTGACAACAGGGGAACCTCAGCGTTGTATTGGGCTTCGACGAACGGGCATTATGATATTGTACAATTATTGATAGAAAACAGCGGCGACGTAGACGTGCATGACGATCGTGGTTGGTCTGCAAAAGATCAGGCAATAACGCATCACCACGATGGTGTGGTAGAATTATTGAATGCTGCTGGTGCACATTAA
- a CDS encoding NUDIX hydrolase, with the protein MITSDSYSNRLRIRSCGLLVKDEKLLLVELRSPVTNQWTWIPPGGGVKFGESIEEALIREFEEETGLEISVGTRVHINQVIQPPIHAIEFYFLVKEEGGSLNLGTDPELESDQQILRNIGFYSRREIAEMNTAPEFIKSQFWSEFIS; encoded by the coding sequence TTGATAACGTCAGATTCTTACTCGAATCGTTTACGAATACGATCTTGTGGATTACTGGTTAAGGATGAAAAGTTATTGCTTGTCGAGCTGCGATCTCCGGTTACAAATCAATGGACCTGGATTCCGCCCGGCGGTGGGGTCAAGTTTGGGGAATCGATAGAAGAGGCTCTTATCCGTGAGTTTGAAGAAGAGACCGGACTGGAAATATCAGTTGGGACGAGAGTCCACATCAATCAGGTGATTCAACCCCCCATACATGCCATTGAATTTTATTTTTTGGTGAAAGAAGAAGGGGGCAGTTTAAATCTGGGTACTGATCCGGAATTAGAATCTGACCAACAAATTCTCAGAAACATTGGATTTTACAGCCGGAGGGAAATAGCCGAAATGAACACAGCTCCAGAATTTATAAAATCACAGTTTTGGTCCGAATTTATTTCTTGA
- a CDS encoding SAM-dependent methyltransferase, which yields METGTLYLIPTTLGKTPDNNTIPEYTLNVLRKLDVLMVENLKSATSFLQWVGDTVPEYEIDFYPLNKNTPEQEIHSFLKPMLNGRNAGILSEAGAPGVADPGARLVKLAHQYQIRVVPLVGPSSILLALMASGFNGQEFSFHGYLPMDQNKRKSMITQLEGESRRHDRTQIFMEAPYRNNELFGDIISTCSPATRLCTATDITLPSEEIISKHISEWESMKKPDLHKRPTIFILYAK from the coding sequence ATGGAAACCGGTACACTTTATCTTATCCCAACAACACTAGGCAAAACTCCGGATAACAATACCATTCCAGAGTATACTCTCAATGTTTTAAGAAAACTAGATGTATTGATGGTGGAAAACCTGAAGAGCGCTACGTCTTTTTTGCAGTGGGTTGGTGATACCGTTCCTGAGTACGAGATCGATTTTTATCCGTTGAATAAAAACACGCCCGAGCAGGAAATTCATTCCTTCCTGAAACCCATGCTAAATGGTCGTAATGCCGGAATTCTCTCCGAGGCTGGCGCTCCAGGTGTAGCCGATCCGGGAGCCCGATTAGTAAAGTTAGCTCATCAATACCAAATTAGAGTCGTTCCTCTTGTAGGACCTTCCTCTATTTTGCTCGCGCTGATGGCTTCGGGTTTTAACGGGCAGGAATTCTCTTTTCATGGTTATCTGCCAATGGATCAGAACAAGAGAAAGTCTATGATTACCCAATTGGAGGGAGAATCCAGACGCCACGACCGGACTCAGATTTTCATGGAGGCTCCTTACCGGAATAATGAACTATTTGGAGATATCATTTCAACCTGTTCCCCGGCCACCCGGCTGTGTACTGCAACCGATATCACCCTTCCTTCCGAAGAAATAATTTCGAAACATATTTCTGAATGGGAATCTATGAAAAAGCCTGATCTGCATAAACGACCTACCATCTTTATTCTCTATGCAAAATAA
- a CDS encoding amidohydrolase has translation MKKLLVFLFALAISISACTNSGDVKTFVNANGYTFSGDSLVTFETMIIEDGKIKQVGGQELSDGAAGEVIDLEGKTVLPGLIDAHGHVMGLGFQELNVNVAGIESLEATLDTIKAYAEANPELEWIQGRGWNQTLWEENEFPTAEDLDRVVPDRPVYLSRVDGHAGWVNSKAMELAQISKDTPDPQGGKIIRDASGNATGVFVDAAENYINEVIPEPTEVERKRALEEALKQMASVGLTSVHDAGVSAKNWEIYKEFADQDKMTTRVYAMIGGMEAFEELSQNGPVESYANDRLALRSVKLYSDGALGSRGAAMIEPYSDDPGNRGLLFADQEEFNKTMMTTASAGFQTNVHAIGDRANRVILDAFAHIRDELGNQGLRHRIEHAQIVALEDIPRFKELDIIASMQPRHATSDKNMAVDRVGEERIEGGYAWQTFLDQGTVVAAGSDFPVEPSNPFWGLYSAVTRMDHQGNPPNGWYPDESLSREQALKAFTVDAAYSAHQEDVIGSIEKGKWADFVIIDQDYFEIPASEIWKVNILETWVAGEKVYGVSE, from the coding sequence ATGAAAAAACTACTTGTTTTTCTTTTTGCTCTCGCAATTTCAATAAGCGCTTGTACAAATAGCGGAGATGTTAAAACTTTTGTCAATGCCAATGGATATACATTTTCCGGAGATTCACTCGTCACGTTTGAAACCATGATTATTGAAGATGGAAAAATAAAACAGGTTGGGGGACAAGAACTTTCTGATGGAGCTGCCGGAGAGGTCATTGATTTAGAAGGAAAGACCGTTCTTCCTGGTTTAATTGATGCTCATGGACATGTAATGGGACTGGGTTTTCAGGAATTGAATGTGAATGTAGCGGGTATAGAATCACTTGAAGCCACACTGGATACTATCAAAGCTTACGCGGAAGCAAACCCTGAACTGGAATGGATTCAGGGTCGTGGCTGGAATCAGACCCTGTGGGAAGAAAATGAATTTCCAACCGCCGAAGATTTAGACAGAGTTGTACCTGATCGTCCGGTATATCTTTCAAGAGTAGACGGACATGCTGGCTGGGTAAATTCCAAAGCGATGGAGCTGGCTCAAATCAGTAAAGACACTCCGGATCCTCAAGGCGGTAAAATCATCCGGGATGCCAGCGGAAATGCTACCGGTGTTTTTGTTGATGCAGCTGAAAATTATATCAATGAAGTAATACCAGAGCCCACTGAAGTTGAAAGAAAACGGGCACTGGAAGAAGCATTAAAGCAGATGGCTAGTGTTGGACTTACATCGGTTCATGATGCTGGCGTAAGCGCTAAAAACTGGGAAATTTATAAAGAATTTGCTGATCAGGATAAAATGACCACCCGAGTTTATGCTATGATTGGCGGTATGGAGGCCTTTGAAGAGCTTTCTCAGAATGGACCGGTAGAATCATACGCGAATGACCGATTGGCTCTGAGAAGTGTAAAGCTTTATTCGGATGGGGCACTTGGGAGCAGGGGAGCAGCTATGATTGAGCCCTATTCTGATGATCCCGGTAACCGTGGATTACTGTTTGCCGATCAGGAAGAATTTAACAAGACAATGATGACAACTGCTTCTGCAGGTTTTCAAACCAATGTGCATGCTATCGGAGACCGGGCAAACCGCGTGATCCTGGATGCTTTTGCTCATATTCGGGATGAACTTGGAAATCAGGGGCTTCGGCACAGAATTGAGCATGCCCAGATAGTAGCCCTTGAAGATATCCCACGATTTAAAGAATTAGATATAATTGCCTCTATGCAGCCCAGACATGCCACCAGCGATAAAAATATGGCGGTTGATCGGGTCGGAGAAGAACGAATCGAAGGCGGCTATGCCTGGCAGACGTTTTTAGATCAGGGAACAGTAGTTGCTGCCGGTTCTGATTTTCCGGTTGAGCCTTCAAACCCTTTTTGGGGATTATATTCTGCAGTAACCCGAATGGATCACCAGGGAAACCCACCCAATGGCTGGTATCCGGATGAATCGCTGAGCAGAGAGCAAGCACTCAAAGCTTTTACCGTCGATGCTGCTTATTCCGCTCACCAGGAAGATGTAATCGGTTCAATAGAAAAAGGAAAGTGGGCTGATTTTGTAATTATTGATCAGGATTATTTTGAGATTCCTGCCAGTGAAATCTGGAAAGTAAACATTCTGGAAACATGGGTTGCTGGTGAAAAGGTGTATGGTGTTTCCGAGTAA
- a CDS encoding serine hydrolase: MKRALKFLFTFLAAAAFVFAMVIGLNYSGFETLFENEAGMAEGSQYIENTYSLAGLAEFIGEHPEWVSITSYNVNQPDSGIFYQENVPRALGATANLFLLIEYERQIAEGLLNPTESISLTEIKKFALPEISENNHNKLIEEFEDGSAPLDDVVLAMLQNSDLVSADYLWFRLGEENIRALIDTLGMSETSLPLPFSGMYTRINPSLNDTSVLNKLSYSDFAEQSIAEARKLKDDADYNQKVKDQFYDDRLSITFMQERDALAYFPQATTNQLTQLMTLLLDNEIINSEVSEAVKNKLRWPMGSEPITRSFKDYGAIYDNRMGLLGGIDFGTSIYDGHTSVQAVFFDQLPVGFWVHMSANHMQEDYQQRLIWDPALYETTQNEIAGDNE; this comes from the coding sequence TTGAAGAGAGCACTTAAGTTCCTGTTCACCTTTCTGGCCGCGGCAGCCTTTGTTTTTGCTATGGTCATTGGGCTCAATTATTCCGGCTTTGAAACCCTTTTTGAAAATGAAGCCGGCATGGCTGAAGGTAGCCAGTATATCGAAAACACTTATTCTTTAGCCGGACTGGCTGAATTTATCGGCGAACACCCCGAATGGGTTTCTATCACTTCCTATAATGTAAACCAACCAGATTCCGGCATCTTTTATCAGGAAAACGTGCCCCGTGCATTGGGAGCAACAGCCAATTTATTCCTGCTCATAGAATATGAAAGACAGATTGCCGAAGGACTCCTTAATCCAACAGAATCGATTAGTCTGACTGAGATTAAAAAATTTGCATTACCTGAAATCAGTGAAAACAATCATAATAAACTGATTGAAGAGTTTGAAGATGGTTCTGCTCCTCTCGATGATGTGGTTCTGGCTATGCTTCAGAACAGTGATTTGGTTTCGGCTGATTACCTGTGGTTTCGGCTGGGAGAAGAAAATATACGTGCATTAATTGATACGCTGGGAATGTCCGAAACATCACTACCTCTTCCCTTCAGTGGAATGTACACGCGTATCAATCCTTCTTTGAACGATACATCTGTTTTAAATAAACTAAGCTACTCTGATTTTGCGGAGCAATCCATTGCTGAAGCAAGAAAATTGAAGGACGATGCCGATTACAATCAAAAAGTAAAAGATCAGTTTTATGATGACCGGTTGTCTATTACATTCATGCAGGAAAGAGATGCTCTGGCTTATTTCCCTCAGGCTACCACTAACCAACTCACTCAATTAATGACGCTGCTTTTGGATAACGAAATCATAAATTCTGAGGTTTCCGAGGCCGTAAAAAATAAACTTCGCTGGCCAATGGGCTCTGAACCCATTACCCGGAGCTTTAAAGACTATGGAGCTATTTATGATAACCGGATGGGACTTTTAGGAGGTATCGATTTCGGAACTTCCATCTATGATGGACATACTTCTGTTCAGGCTGTTTTCTTTGATCAGCTTCCGGTTGGATTCTGGGTGCATATGAGCGCCAATCATATGCAGGAAGACTATCAGCAGCGACTCATTTGGGATCCTGCCCTGTACGAAACCACACAAAATGAAATTGCCGGCGACAATGAATAA
- a CDS encoding DUF819 family protein, protein MDSALITSDAVTFGLLMAILAGIFVTSHSENPKWQKFYKFVPSLLLCYFIPSLLTTFGVVSEADSNLYYVASRYLLPASLVLLTLSIDLKGIMNLGPKAIIMFLAGTGSIMIGGPLALLIVGTISPEIVGGTGPEAVWRGLATVAGSWIGGGANQTAMLEVFEPSTDLFGAMVTVDIIVANIWMAFLLYGAGISEQVDKWFKADASAIDELKHNIAEYQANIARVPTLVDFTKIIAVAFVIVALGHLAGDSIGPWIDENAPALADLSLNSSFFWIVVVATTGGLILSFTKVRDLEGAGASKLGSLFLYILVMTIGMKMNIASMLDAPGFFVIGAVWILIHVAVLLTVGKLIKAPFFFVAVGSQANVGGAASAPIVASAFHSALAPVGVLLAVLGYALGTYGAYLCAIMMQAISGM, encoded by the coding sequence ATGGATTCAGCACTAATCACCAGCGACGCGGTTACATTTGGACTTTTGATGGCTATACTTGCCGGAATTTTTGTCACCTCCCACAGTGAAAATCCTAAATGGCAGAAATTCTACAAGTTTGTTCCTTCGTTGCTCTTGTGCTATTTCATCCCCTCGCTGCTTACTACTTTTGGAGTGGTTTCTGAAGCCGACTCCAATCTCTATTATGTAGCTTCCCGGTATCTGCTGCCGGCAAGTTTGGTATTGCTTACCCTGAGCATTGATCTCAAGGGAATTATGAACCTGGGACCTAAAGCTATTATTATGTTTTTGGCAGGAACCGGGAGTATAATGATTGGTGGTCCTCTCGCCTTATTGATTGTAGGAACCATCAGTCCGGAGATTGTTGGCGGAACCGGACCGGAAGCCGTTTGGCGTGGACTCGCGACTGTAGCCGGAAGCTGGATCGGTGGTGGTGCTAACCAAACGGCCATGCTGGAAGTATTTGAACCCAGCACCGATTTATTCGGTGCTATGGTTACCGTGGATATTATCGTGGCCAACATCTGGATGGCTTTTCTGCTATACGGTGCCGGTATTTCCGAACAGGTGGACAAATGGTTCAAAGCAGATGCCTCTGCTATTGATGAGCTCAAACACAATATTGCCGAATATCAGGCAAACATCGCTCGGGTTCCTACTTTAGTCGATTTCACCAAAATAATAGCTGTCGCATTTGTGATCGTGGCCCTTGGTCACCTTGCCGGTGATTCCATTGGTCCATGGATTGATGAAAATGCACCCGCTCTTGCAGATTTAAGTCTGAACTCGTCCTTTTTCTGGATTGTAGTCGTAGCTACTACTGGCGGACTGATTTTGTCGTTCACTAAAGTTCGTGATTTGGAAGGAGCAGGAGCTTCGAAACTGGGAAGTCTTTTTCTGTACATCCTGGTGATGACCATTGGAATGAAGATGAATATTGCCTCTATGCTCGATGCACCCGGTTTTTTCGTAATTGGTGCGGTCTGGATTCTGATCCATGTGGCCGTATTGTTAACTGTGGGTAAGCTCATCAAAGCCCCTTTCTTCTTTGTAGCGGTAGGCAGTCAGGCCAACGTAGGAGGTGCTGCATCTGCTCCCATCGTGGCCTCAGCTTTCCACTCAGCCCTTGCTCCGGTGGGCGTATTACTTGCCGTACTGGGATATGCCTTAGGTACTTATGGAGCTTATTTATGTGCTATTATGATGCAGGCGATTTCAGGAATGTAG